The following are from one region of the Syngnathus typhle isolate RoL2023-S1 ecotype Sweden linkage group LG22, RoL_Styp_1.0, whole genome shotgun sequence genome:
- the LOC133146249 gene encoding inactive serine protease 35-like — MGLLELLCLLLYMADASSDVHKWIEQKLPVLTERKTELQEKPLFRGPKGDAKGGKAQRLCGIECQSGLPPSNPSEQERILGYETMRDNGTCTRTDITLQGLNATGAAPCISLPTRGKRQVYGPDGRFVISDWHYATNYPFAAAVRLSAGCSGVLVSPRHVLTAANCIHDGSYYLESVKSLKVGVLQLKNKRSRRRPRAARRNRQKEEMTHGEMNRTDAGKDDRRTWQVGIGRTGRQPVFRWIRVKQTHIPQGWIRSKNSTNSVAPNYDYALLELKRAVKQKKFMEIGVAPRTSPPTRIHFSGYDEDESPMATRRGEKVVYRFCLVVKESDDLMYQRSDARSGADGAGVYVRLRQGGGKGKWRRRVIGVFSGHRWVEVDEGEQRDFNVAVRITPAKYAQICHWIHGDPRHCKTLKFKCC, encoded by the coding sequence ATGggcctcctggagcttctttgtCTGCTGCTCTACATGGCTGACGCTAGCAGCGATGTGCACAAGTGGATCGAGCAGAAGCTCCCGGTGCTGACAGAGAGGAAAACTGAACTTCAAGAGAAACCTCTCTTCAGAGGACCAAAAGGGGATGCGAAGGGAGGCAAAGCTCAGAGACTCTGCGGTATTGAGTGTCAAAGTGGCCTCCCACCCTCAAACCCGAGCGAGCAAGAGAGGATTCTAGGATACGAGACGATGCGCGACAACGGAACGTGCACGCGCACCGACATCACCTTGCAGGGTTTGAATGCCACAGGAGCGGCCCCGTGCATTTCGTTGCCTACCCGCGGAAAACGGCAGGTTTACGGCCCCGACGGTCGCTTCGTCATCTCCGACTGGCATTACGCCACCAATTACCCTTTCGCCGCGGCGGTGCGCCTCTCCGCGGGATGCTCCGGGGTACTGGTTTCCCCCAGGCACGTGCTCACGGCAGCAAACTGCATCCATGATGGCAGTTACTATCTGGAGAGCGTGAAAAGTCTGAAAGTAGGAGTGCTGCaacttaaaaacaaaaggagTAGGCGGAGGCCGAGGGCCGCAAGAAGAAACAGACAAAAAGAAGAGATGACGCATGGAGAGATGAATAGAACTGATGCAGGAAAAGACGACAGGAGGACTTGGCAGGTGGGAATCGGTCGCACTGGAAGGCAGCCTGTATTCCGCTGGATAAGAGTCAAACAAACTCACATCCCTCAAGGATGGATCCGCTCGAAGAACTCCACCAACTCCGTGGCCCCAAACTACGACTACGCCCTCCTGGAACTGAAACGAGCTGTCAAGCAGAAGAAGTTCATGGAGATCGGCGTGGCACCCCGCACCTCCCCCCCGACCCGAATCCACTTCTCGGGCTACGACGAAGACGAAAGCCCGATGGCCACCCGCAGGGGAGAGAAGGTGGTCTACCGCTTTTGCTTGGTGGTGAAGGAGTCCGACGATCTGATGTACCAGCGCAGCGACGCTCGGTCGGGCGCTGACGGGGCGGGGGTTTACGTCCGTCTGAGACAAGGGGGTGGGAAAGGGAAGTGGCGGAGGAGAGTGATCGGCGTGTTCTCGGGTCACCGGTGGGTGGAAGTTGACGAAGGTGAGCAGAGGGACTTCAACGTGGCGGTGAGGATCACCCCCGCCAAATATGCGCAAATCTGCCACTGGATCCACGGAGACCCCAGGCACTGCAAGACTCTGAAATTCAAATGTTGCTAA
- the LOC133146691 gene encoding terminal nucleotidyltransferase 5A-like, with translation MGDNEDGGESVSLSVLDWEQVQRLDAILAGSIPIHGRWNFPTLEVKPRDIVKAVRSRMEQTHIRVREVRLNGSAASYVLHEDSGLGWNDLDLIFCAELKGEKDFQIVKDLVLDCLLDLLPEEVNKERITPLTLKEAYVQKMVKVCNDSDRWSLISLYNNRGKNVELKFVDSLRRQFEFSVDSFQIRLDSLLLFHECSENPMAASFHPTVFGESVYGNFPAALDHLRKRLICTRSPEEIRGGGLLKYCHLLVRGFRAASDTEMKLLQRYMCSRFFIDFSDVNDQRRKLESFLQNHFVDLEDRKYDYLAVLHQVVKESTVCLMGYELRQTLGLISSLAWRALAEHNAIPNAANVTCFYQPAPYVSNCNFSNYYVAQVQPLFTCPPSPPRHYIPPLQHPMHATWLPCN, from the exons ATGGGTGACAACGAGGACGGCGGGGAGAGCGTCAGCTTGAGCGTGCTCGATTGGGAGCAAGTGCAGCGTTTGGATGCCATCCTGGCCGGCTCCATCCCAATCCACGGTCGGTGGAACTTCCCTACGCTGGAGGTAAAGCCGCGCGACATAGTCAAGGCGGTCCGCAGCCGCATGGAACAAACGCACATCCGCGTCCGGGAGGTGCGCCTCAACGGCTCGGCGGCCAGCTACGTGCTGCACGAGGACAGCGGCCTTGGATGGAATGACCTGGACCTCATCTTCTGCGCCGAGCTCAAGGGGGAGAAAGACTTCCAGATCGTAAAAGATTTAGTGCTTGACTGCCTGCTGGACCTATTGCCCGAGGAAGTCAATAAGGAGAGGATCACGCCCTTGACGCTAAAG GAGGCCTACGTGCAAAAGATGGTGAAGGTGTGTAATGACTCGGACCGCTGGAGCCTCATCTCGCTGTACAACAACCGCGGCAAGAACGTGGAGCTCAAGTTTGTGGACTCCCTGCGGCGGCAGTTTGAGTTCAGCGTGGACTCCTTCCAGATCCGCCTGGACTCGCTGCTGCTCTTCCACGAGTGCTCCGAGAACCCCATGGCCGCCTCCTTCCACCCCACTGTCTTTGGCGAGAGCGTCTACGGCAACTTCCCCGCCGCCCTGGACCACCTGCGCAAGCGTCTAATTTGCACCAGGAGCCCCGAGGAGATCCGCGGCGGCGGCCTGCTCAAGtactgccacctgctggtgCGGGGTTTCCGCGCGGCTTCCGACACGGAGATGAAACTTTTACAGCGCTACATGTGCTCGCGCTTCTTCATCGACTTTTCCGACGTGAATGATCAGAGGCGCAAGCTGGAGTCCTTCCTACAGAACcactttgtggacttggaggaCAGGAAGTACGACTACCTGGCTGTGCTGCACCAAGTGGTGAAGGAGAGCACCGTGTGCCTGATGGGCTACGAGCTGCGGCAGACGCTAGGGCTCATCTCCTCGCTGGCATGGCGCGCGCTGGCCGAGCACAATGCCATCCCCAATGCCGCCAACGTCACCTGCTTTTATCAGCCCGCCCCGTACGTCTCCAACTGCAACTTTAGCAACTACTATGTGGCCCAGGTCCAGCCCCTCTTCACCTGCCCGCCCTCGCCACCCCGCCACTACATTCCTCCCTTGCAGCATCCCATGCATGCTACCTGGCTGCCCTGTAACTAG